The Populus nigra chromosome 19, ddPopNigr1.1, whole genome shotgun sequence genome includes a window with the following:
- the LOC133679567 gene encoding BAG family molecular chaperone regulator 4-like isoform X2 translates to MKSSTSKGTETREFNYREIDWELRPGGMLVQKRDVGVGSSGPMIKIKVSHGSCHYDTDVPAQSTFGDLKKVLANETGLEPKEQRLLFRGKERENDEYLHMVGVKDMSKVILFEDPASKERKLEEMKRNQGTFEAYEAVARVRAEVDKLCEKLLKLDSIEANGEAKVQRRIEVRRIQSFVDTLDNLKVRNSNPFSNSSSAVSVTTKWETFASGVGSLSAPVPIQSATKVTQDWELFD, encoded by the exons ATGAAAAGCTCAACTTCAAAAGGTACAGAGACAAGGGAGTTTAACTACAGGGAGATAGACTGGGAACTTAGGCCTGGTGGCATGCTTGTTCAAAAGAGAGATGTTGGGGTTGGCTCTTCTGGGCCTATGATCAAGATCAAGGTCTCTCATGGCTCATGTCACTATGATACTGATGTCCCTGCTCAATCCACTTTTG GGGATTTGAAAAAGGTTCTTGCCAATGAGACTGGTTTGGAGCCTAAAGAGCAGAGATTATTGTTTAGAGGCAAAGAAAGGGAGAATGATGAATATTTGCACATGGTAGGTGTAAAAGACATGTCAAAGGTGATACTTTTTGAGGATCCAGCTAGCAAAGAGAGGAAGCTCGAGGAGATGAAGAGAAATCAGGGTACGTTTGAAGCCTATGAAGCTGTTGCCAGAGTGAGGGCAGAGGTTGATAAACTTTGCGAGAAG TTGCTTAAATTGGATTCAATTGAGGCTAATGGAGAAGCAAAAGTGCAGAGAAGGATTGAG GTTCGTCGAATCCAGAGCTTTGTGGACACTCTTGACAATTTGAAAGTAAGAAACTCTAACCCCTTCAGCAATAGTAGCAGTGCAGTATCAGTGACTACCAAATGGGAGACATTTGCGTCTGGAGTTGGAAGCCTGAGTGCCCCAGTTCCAATACAATCTGCCACTAAAGTAACTCAAGACTGGGAGCTGTTTGACTAA
- the LOC133679567 gene encoding BAG family molecular chaperone regulator 4-like isoform X3, with protein sequence MKSSTSKGTETREFNYREIDWELRPGGMLVQKRDVGVGSSGPMIKIKVSHGSCHYDTDVPAQSTFGDLKKVLANETGLEPKEQRLLFRGKERENDEYLHMVGVKDMSKVILFEDPASKERKLEEMKRNQGTFEAYEAVARVRAEVDKLCEKVRRIQSFVDTLDNLKVRNSNPFSNSSSAVSVTTKWETFASGVGSLSAPVPIQSATKVTQDWELFD encoded by the exons ATGAAAAGCTCAACTTCAAAAGGTACAGAGACAAGGGAGTTTAACTACAGGGAGATAGACTGGGAACTTAGGCCTGGTGGCATGCTTGTTCAAAAGAGAGATGTTGGGGTTGGCTCTTCTGGGCCTATGATCAAGATCAAGGTCTCTCATGGCTCATGTCACTATGATACTGATGTCCCTGCTCAATCCACTTTTG GGGATTTGAAAAAGGTTCTTGCCAATGAGACTGGTTTGGAGCCTAAAGAGCAGAGATTATTGTTTAGAGGCAAAGAAAGGGAGAATGATGAATATTTGCACATGGTAGGTGTAAAAGACATGTCAAAGGTGATACTTTTTGAGGATCCAGCTAGCAAAGAGAGGAAGCTCGAGGAGATGAAGAGAAATCAGGGTACGTTTGAAGCCTATGAAGCTGTTGCCAGAGTGAGGGCAGAGGTTGATAAACTTTGCGAGAAG GTTCGTCGAATCCAGAGCTTTGTGGACACTCTTGACAATTTGAAAGTAAGAAACTCTAACCCCTTCAGCAATAGTAGCAGTGCAGTATCAGTGACTACCAAATGGGAGACATTTGCGTCTGGAGTTGGAAGCCTGAGTGCCCCAGTTCCAATACAATCTGCCACTAAAGTAACTCAAGACTGGGAGCTGTTTGACTAA
- the LOC133679590 gene encoding SAGA-associated factor 11-like, which produces MSVPNEDNMSPHTQLSSHFFGELLDSIIVDVASECHRIARLGLDRNLEEEEEELRLSAQARVTVADPSNSGETNGKYVVDIFGQTHPSVANEVFDCMNCGRPIVAGRFAPHLEKCMGKGRKARVKATRSSTAAQNRYSRGSPVSAYSSYSNSTGTNRLSNGTYNHTVEEYSNGTCEEP; this is translated from the exons ATGTCAGTGCCCAACGAGGATAACATGTCTCCTCATACCCAG CTTTCATCCCATTTTTTTGGGGAGCTCCTTGATTCCATAATTGTTGATGTTGCCTCTGAGTGTCATCGGATAGCGAGGTTGGGTCTTGATCGCAATttggaggaagaggaagaagaattgAGGCTGTCAGCACAAGCTCGTGTTACAGTAGCGGATCCTAGTAATAGTGGTGAAACCAATGGCAAGTATGTTGTAGACATATTTGGACAAACACATCCAAGTGTTGCAAATGAAGTGTTTGATTGCATGAATTGTGGGAGACCGATCGTGGCTGGGAGATTTGCTCCTCATTTGGAGAAGTGCATGGGAAAG GGTAGGAAGGCTCGTGTCAAGGCCACAAGAAGTAGCACAGCAGCACAGAACCGGTACTCACGAGGCAGTCCTGTTTCTGCATACTCCTCTTATTCAAATTCAACCGGCACAAACAGGTTATCAAATGGAACATACAATCACACAGTCGAAGAGTACTCAAATGGAACATGTGAAGAGCCATGA
- the LOC133679567 gene encoding BAG family molecular chaperone regulator 4-like isoform X1: protein MKSSTSKGTETREFNYREIDWELRPGGMLVQKRDVGVGSSGPMIKIKVSHGSCHYDTDVPAQSTFGDLKKVLANETGLEPKEQRLLFRGKERENDEYLHMVGVKDMSKVILFEDPASKERKLEEMKRNQGTFEAYEAVARVRAEVDKLCEKVVALETTFCSGTAIADKEFVVLTELLMIQLLKLDSIEANGEAKVQRRIEVRRIQSFVDTLDNLKVRNSNPFSNSSSAVSVTTKWETFASGVGSLSAPVPIQSATKVTQDWELFD, encoded by the exons ATGAAAAGCTCAACTTCAAAAGGTACAGAGACAAGGGAGTTTAACTACAGGGAGATAGACTGGGAACTTAGGCCTGGTGGCATGCTTGTTCAAAAGAGAGATGTTGGGGTTGGCTCTTCTGGGCCTATGATCAAGATCAAGGTCTCTCATGGCTCATGTCACTATGATACTGATGTCCCTGCTCAATCCACTTTTG GGGATTTGAAAAAGGTTCTTGCCAATGAGACTGGTTTGGAGCCTAAAGAGCAGAGATTATTGTTTAGAGGCAAAGAAAGGGAGAATGATGAATATTTGCACATGGTAGGTGTAAAAGACATGTCAAAGGTGATACTTTTTGAGGATCCAGCTAGCAAAGAGAGGAAGCTCGAGGAGATGAAGAGAAATCAGGGTACGTTTGAAGCCTATGAAGCTGTTGCCAGAGTGAGGGCAGAGGTTGATAAACTTTGCGAGAAG GTTGTTGCATTGGAGACAACATTTTGCAGTGGCACTGCGATTGCAGACAAAGAATTTGTTGTCTTGACAGAATTGCTTATGATACAGTTGCTTAAATTGGATTCAATTGAGGCTAATGGAGAAGCAAAAGTGCAGAGAAGGATTGAG GTTCGTCGAATCCAGAGCTTTGTGGACACTCTTGACAATTTGAAAGTAAGAAACTCTAACCCCTTCAGCAATAGTAGCAGTGCAGTATCAGTGACTACCAAATGGGAGACATTTGCGTCTGGAGTTGGAAGCCTGAGTGCCCCAGTTCCAATACAATCTGCCACTAAAGTAACTCAAGACTGGGAGCTGTTTGACTAA